From Aedes albopictus strain Foshan chromosome 1, AalbF5, whole genome shotgun sequence, one genomic window encodes:
- the LOC109404039 gene encoding large ribosomal subunit protein mL37-like — MRFSAVLLRQHIGFHFKKHWIVQGKRVPAETGAQAELADRGIPVVDPNELISERRVVDPSQRVQVVGQLPPEVQLDENHPLYKRDQCYLYGDRNVLLEGVRQAQVLLNTVVYDELPLRVEERLDKMKIPTPLDRSMQQSVLAALVFDTEQVKTALVKDPERPAFKFPRVYGISNEKRNRLILSKLVTHCERFLGPEVSSNRKIIANTQFIVPVIKDLDRIQFSLKVDSFITSTAPIKPLDNSVYRPQDQSLPDIHPVKETVTIPTTHFYEWQNEYPISRQYRFSHPHTVLLHCSPESVANMFETPVTDDQKEARAMIKAFTVAAARARQLYGEDVQALPAPINVQVVQTDSQWFHFSIFHLNTLDLKAEEGGQSSQSRNLWFRKPRMDLYSECGYRVGKPALVDYNREVLRHMAVFYGSS; from the exons atgcgttTCTCGGCGGTTCTGCTCCGACAGCACATCGGGTTCCACTTCAAGAAGCACTGGATCGTCCAGGGCAAGCGCGTTCCGGCGGAAACGGGAGCCCAGGCGGAATTAGCCGACCGCGGCATACCGGTGGTGGATCCGAACGAGCTGATCAGCGAACGGCGGGTAGTCGACCCGAGCCAGCGGGTACAAGTGGTGGGCCAATTGCCTCCGGAGGTCCAGTTGGACGAGAATCATCCGCTTTACAAGCGGGACCAGTGCTACCTGTATGGAGATCGGAACGTACTGCTGGAGGGTGTCCGGCAAGCGCAGGTTCTGCTCAATACGGTTGTGTATGATGAGCTGCCCTTGAGGGTGGAGGAGCGGCTGGACAAGATGAAGATTCCGACCCCGCTGGATCGGTCCATGCAGCAGTCGGTGCTGGCAGCGCTCGTGTTCGACACCGAGCAGGTTAAGACTGCGCTGGTCAAGGATCCGGAACGGCCGGCGTTCAAGTTTCCCCGGGTGTACGGGATTTCCAACGAGAAGAGGAA TCGCCTAATCCTCTCCAAACTGGTGACCCACTGCGAGCGCTTCCTCGGTCCGGAAGTGTCCTCCAACCGGAAGATCATCGCCAACACACAGTTCATCGTCCCCGTCATTAAAGACCTCGATCGGATCCAATTCTCGCTCAAAGTGGACAGTTTCATCACCTCCACAGCTCCCATCAAACCCCTGGACAACTCCGTCTACCGTCCGCAGGATCAATCCCTGCCGGACATCCACCCCGTCAAGGAAACGGTCACCATCCCGACCACGCATTTCTACGAGTGGCAGAACGAGTATCCCATCAGCCGGCAGTATCGGTTCTCTCATCCGCACACAGTACTCCTGCACTGCTCGCCCGAATCCGTGGCGAACATGTTTGAAACCCCCGTAACCGACGACCAAAAGGAAGCCCGGGCCATGATCAAAGCCTTCACGGTGGCGGCTGCCCGCGCCCGGCAGCTGTACGGGGAGGACGTGCAGGCCCTGCCGGCACCCATCAACGTGCAGGTGGTGCAAACCGACAGCCAGTGGTTCCACTTTAGTATCTTCCACCTCAACACGCTGGACCTGAAGGCAGAGGAAGGTGGCCAAAGCAGCCAAAGTCGGAACTTATGGTTCCGGAAGCCGCGGATGGACCTCTACTCGGAGTGTGGCTATCGGGTGGGTAAACCGGCGCTGGTTGATTACAATCGCGAAGTGCTGCGGCATATGGCCGTGTTCTATGGAAGTAGCTAG